The DNA region tctacacagggaatagttgaatcaccacgtgtaaggtgattgcaagtgtagagggtgttctacacggatcctttgtagcggtgttgttcaaaggtgtaataggtttctatctccacctgaaggaggttgaatagtgaatttgggaatcctcaaggggtagcttgaggcgaggacgtaggcagtggggccgaacctcgttaacatactgagtttgcttctctcttacccttactccttatatttattgttatttcatattttgtttatattttatattatatatttgatttataattgttaatttttttttaatacaactcaattcaccccccctcttgtgttagtcatctgggcaacaattggtatcagagctaagagctctattataagattaactatcttttgagttaagatcttatggctaacattgcagcttcatttggtgaaggtcaatctagtagtcggcctccactcttttgtggagataattactcattctggaaagttagaatgagaatatttcttcaagctcaaggtagagaaatatggaaatgtattgtaaatggaccttatattccaacaaaagtggttggtggagtaaaggtcaaaaaggaagaagaagagtttgatcgtgaagacgatagactttatactttaaatttaactgctatgaatttattatataatgctcttaatggaaatgagtttaatagaataatgaattgcgctacggcaaaggaaatttgggataacttggaagtaacttatgaaggaacttcgcaagtcaaggaatcaaaaatttatattcttactcatgaatatgaaatgtttaagatgaatgatgatgaatctatttctagtatgcacactcgttttactaacatcataaacagcttgacagctcttggcaaagtttattccaaggtagagatagtaagaaaaattctcaactctttaccaaaacgttgggaatcaaaagttacagcgattcttgaagctagagacctcaagaagctcgaagtcaatgaactcatcgggtcacttatcacccatgagtacacattgaaaagaggagaagaagaaggaaagccaaagaagagtttagcacttaaagctgttcctcatgaaagtgaaagtgatgaagatgaggaaaatgacgataaagatgaagaagttgcgatgataacaagaagaattcagaggttcttgaagaaaaatagaactcctccgaggaaatctttcaaaaagttttccaagaaagattcaggtaaaaacgacactttaatttgttataaatgcaataaacctggtcatatcaagccagattgtcctctgctaaagaaagatcgaaacaagggcaagaaagcaatgaaagctacatgggatgatgattcaagtagctcagatagtgaagcaagcaatgaagaatcagcaaatctttgtcttatggctaaagatgacattgaggtaacaaatcttgataatattgaaaatccttcatatgaagaattgcaaaatgttttagaagagatttatgaggaatttgaaaaattgggtatcaagtatactgctttgaaaaagaaaaattcttctttaacaaacgaaattgaaattttaagaaaagaaagtatcattttgaaagatgaaaatcttgaattgaataagaagaaaaccgatttagaaaatattgttgaaaactttacgaatggaaaaagaaattttgaaaaacttcttggtagtcaaagatgtgtttttgacaaggcaggtttgggatatatgtcaaaacaaaaatacaaaccttataaaaatttctttgataatcattctacctcaaagactaatattcaaaattcttttcataaaaataattttgtcaaaaaaggatattattataatcattcaagtttttcatatatgtcacatgctatttgtaatttttgtaatagaaatggtcataattatcatacttgtcctattagaagaaatcatacaatgactattagggccatatgggtacctaaaaatcttgtttcttctaatactaataaataaaggacccaaagaacttgggtaccaagaaaaatcattttaattgtttttataggtatgcatgaagtcatccacaagcaaaaataagtggtttttagatagtggatgttcaagacacatgacgggagacaagactaagttctttgatcttagatctaaagaagaaggacacgtgacatttggagacaactcgaaagggaagatcgtgggaataggtaaaattggtaatgaatcttctctcataattgaagatgttctacttgttgaaggtttaaaacataatcttttgagcataagtcaattatgtgataaaggatttacagttacttttaaaatggataaatgcattattttgaatgatcatgattgtaatatttgttttattgcttttagaaacaataatgtttatacaattgattttgaagaaattacctcacaagatgctatttgcttgtcagctcaaaatgaaactagttggttatggcatagaagattaggtcatgccaacatggaacttatttccaaactttcaaaaaatgatcttgtgagaggtttaccaaaaacatattttcttaaagacaaaatttgtgatgcatgtcaatttggtaaacaaacaaaaacttcttttaaaactaagaaacatatttccactactagaccattgcaactgatacacatagatctttttggaccaaatagagttgcaagtctaggaggaaaatattatgcatttgttattgttgatgatttctctagatatacttgggtcatctttcttgctcataaagatgaggcacataatgtctttaccaagttatgcaagagaattcaaaatgaaaagggctatactatttcaagtatccgaagtgataggggaaaagaatttgttaataaaaatattgaaacattttgtgatgaaaacggttttattcataatttttctgctcctcgaactcctcaacaaaatggggtagtagagaggaaaaatagatctcttcaagagatggcaagaacaatgctcaatgagaacaacttgcctagttatttttgggccgaagcggtaagtactgcatgttatgttataaatagagttatgttaaggtctaaattagataaaaccccctatgagctttggaatgagaaaaagcccaacattggttactttcatgtatttggatgcaaatgttttattttgaatgacagagataatttaggcaagtttgatgcaaaatctgatgaaggtatttttctcgggtattctactaatagtaaagcttatagagtattcaacaaaaagactttaactgtacaagaatctatgcatgtagtatttgatgaatctaattctccactctccaa from Carya illinoinensis cultivar Pawnee chromosome 6, C.illinoinensisPawnee_v1, whole genome shotgun sequence includes:
- the LOC122312768 gene encoding uncharacterized protein LOC122312768, translating into QSSSRPPLFCGDNYSFWKVRMRIFLQAQGREIWKCIVNGPYIPTKVVGGVKVKKEEEEFDREDDRLYTLNLTAMNLLYNALNGNEFNRIMNCATAKEIWDNLEVTYEGTSQVKESKIYILTHEYEMFKMNDDESISSMHTRFTNIINSLTALGKVYSKVEIVRKILNSLPKRWESKVTAILEARDLKKLEVNELIGSLITLDSGCSRHMTGDKTKFFDLRSKEEGHVTFGDNSKGKIVGIGKIGNESSLIIEDVLLVEGLKHNLLSISQLCDKGFTVTFKMDKCIILNDHDCNICFIAFRNNNVYTIDFEEITSQDAICLSAQNETSWLWHRRLGHANMELISKLSKNDLVRGLPKTYFLKDKICDACQFGKQTKTSFKTKKHISTTRPLQLIHIDLFGPNRVASLGGKYYAFVIVDDFSRYTWVIFLAHKDEAHNVFTKLCKRIQNEKGYTISSIRSDRGKEFVNKNIETFCDENGFIHNFSAPRTPQQNGVVERKNRSLQEMARTMLNENNLPSYFWAEAVSTACYVINRVMLRSKLDKTPYELWNEKKPNIGYFHVFGCKCFILNDRDNLGKFDAKSDEGIFLGYSTNSKAYRVFNKKTLTVQESMHVVFDELEAIRMLLAYACYKDFKLFQMDVKSAFLNGFINEEVYVEQPPGFENHISPNHVFKLTKALYGLKQAPRAWYERLSGFLIEKGFSRGKIDTTLFIKYENDDILLIQIYVDDIIFGATNENMCQVFAKTMQEEFEMSMMGELTFFLGLQIKQAKSGTFINQSKYIKELLKKFGMENAKEIGTPMSPSTKLDKDESGKPVDSKIYRGMIGSLLYLTASRPDIMFSVCLCARFQSSPKESHLIAVKRILRYLSGTINLGLWYPKYTSFDLISYTDADYAGCKIDRKSTSGACHFLGHALVSWFSKKQNSVALSTAEAEYVAAGSCCAQVLYMKQQLEDFKLMYNHIPIKCDNTSAINLSKNPIQHSRTKHIEIRYHFLRDHVQKGDIMLEFTNTHDQLADIFTK